From the genome of Triticum aestivum cultivar Chinese Spring chromosome 1A, IWGSC CS RefSeq v2.1, whole genome shotgun sequence:
ACCTTGAGCCCCCACGTGCAAGTGGTATGCCAGAGAAAGTCGAGACTGATAATAAAAAAAAGCATCTCTATGCTCAAAGGCCAAAGTTTTGGGTGGTAGCAACTGTTGGGAGGGCAACAACGTCATCTCCTTTTATGAGGTGGACTAGATGGTAGGAGGCCTCATCCGGCTCCCGGGATGACGACTAGGTGGCTTTGGAGCCTCCATCCTGTTTTCGGCGATGTTTAATTAGTGAAGTTTAATTATGTGTACTTCAAACTATTTAGGGTTGTATTTTGGATTTGAAGGTTCAAATGGATTGACTCGTATTAACTATGAACTTGTATATGAATTAGTTAAGTGTTGAGTTCAATTTTGTGGTATGTCACTGGAACTATGAGTTGTTATTTAATACCGTGTTAAGTTCAATTATGTGATATGccatttgaaaaggatagatgtaTTGGGTCCCACATGGCAGTGGCCATTGTGCTCGAGCTAGGTCGTCTGGGTCCCACGCATCAGTGAGTGGGCTAGCAGGGGCAGAACTGTCAATCCAACGCCGCACTAATGGTCAAACGGCTTTGACAGGATGAAATCATGATAAAAGAGCAAAAGAGAAGAGTGAGCACGGACTAATGGCAAGAATGTCATTctctcaaaaaaaggaaaaaggcaaGAATGTTAATGTTTTCTTCTTAGACGGCCCTCACATTGCTCATGTTCTAAATAGGCCTCTTTTTTATGCGAAAAGGATCAGATCTACTATAAAGAGTAATTATTTTCTTCTTAGACGTCCTTCACATTGCTCATTTTCTAAACGGGCTTTTTAATTGTACTGGTTGCTTGTTTGATGGAAGCTTAGGTGTTATCTCATTGATTGATATCTTGTTTTCTCAAACTAACATAAAAGTTGCCAATTGAAGCAAACCCCTTCTATGAGGCCCAGAAACTACTGCTAATCTATTGGCTATTGGAGTAGTAAAAACCCATCTCATATTGTGCGAGAAGCTAAAGAGCCCGGCCATTGATTCCCACATATCCATCCATTCTCTCACTCGAGAAGATCTACTCACGTAGGCACAGCCCAGTGTAACGTTTTTCATTATCCATCTTGTATGTTAACTCTTCAATTTCCAAAGATAGTATTCAGATCTCAGAGTAATCAATACAGTCCTTTTATTCGCAAATGAGATCCATATATACACCATAAATACATGATCTCAAACGCGTCCAAAAAATATATGAACTGGCTGTAGGAAATATCGACCTTCTCCAATGAAGTTAATTCGGCCAAATAAGTTCAGATACGGGGACGATACGATTTACATTTGGCACCCGGTTTCTGAAGGTCGCAAAATCTCCGCACATAGTCAAAACAAATCAATACTCGTGCATGTATGGCGCGTAATCATTGTAGGATATCAATGCTTGCATTTCTGATGGATTTGTTTCACCAATTCATAGTGGATTGAAACCTTATTCCTCTCACCCCATCTCCTTACTTGCGCCTATAAATACACTTGTCCCGTCGACGGGAGGAGCGTACTCGCTGATCACTCTACTGCACACATAAGACAGTGGTACAATACAACGATAGGACCTAACAAGAAACTAGCCAGTAGTTTTTGTTGTAGAGAAACTAGCTAGTGAACGCCGAGGGACGACGAAGATGGTGGCAAGGGCTAGGGTGCTGCTCGTTGCCGCCGTGGTATGGTTTTTGGCAACCACGGCGTGCCAAGCCGCCCAGCGGGACTACGCCACCGCGCTCACCAAGTCGCTGCTCTACTTCGAGGCGCAGCGCTCCGGCAAGCTGCCGCCGACCCGGCGCGTCCAATGGCGCGGCGACTcggccctcaaggacggcgccgACCACGGCGTAAGCACATCGGCGATGCATGCATGTGTATTACTACGTTGTACGTGTTTGGTTCGTGCATGATGCTGGCATGCTTGATCGATCGACGTGCAGGTGGATCTCATCGGCGGCTACTACGACTCCGGCGACAACGTCAAGTTCGGGTTCCCCATGGCTTTCACGGTGACGATGCTCTCGTGGAGCGTGGTGGAGCACCGGGACCGGCTGGCCGCGGCGGGGGAGCTGAGCCACGCGCTCCAGGCGGTGCGGTGGGGTGCCGATTACCTGGCCAAGGCGCACGCCCACCCCGACGTGCTCTACGTGAATGTCGGCGACGGCGACTCCGACCACGCGTGCTGGGAGCGGCCGGAGGACATGGACACGCCCCGGAGGGCCTACGTGGTGAACGCCACCCACCCAGGCTCCGACGTCGCCGCGGAGACGGCGGCGGCACTGGCCGCGGCCTCCGTCGCGTTCACAGGGCCGCGCGGCGATCCCCGGTACGCGTCGACGCTTCTGAAGCACGCGAAACAGGTGCGCATTTTTACTTGCTTACATTCAGAGAGACTGCTGCATGTTTTGAGTTTTGGCACACGCAGCACGCAGATTACACAATGGATGGTCAAAAATCCATTGGTGTAATAGTACTAGATAAGAAAATAGAGCGACGCACGTATCAATTTGCCCTTTAAATTGGGGAAATTGAACGGTGGCTACCATCAATTTGAAAAATAATGTGATGGGATTTATTTAGCAAATCAATTCATAAAGCCGTGGTCATATAGTGGCTAAAAATGAATGTCAAATTAATTATTGCTAGAAAACTGAAGCCGTGGTCAGCTAATTTCTTGAGTGACTTGCTTCTGCAGTTGTTTCAGTTCGCCAAGAACCACCGTGGCCTCTACCAGAACAGCATTCCATCGGCCAGAAGTTTCTACAGTAGCAGCGGCGACGAGGTAGGAAGCACATCACTAATTAATGTCACAATAATGAACAGAAAAATAGCAGTGTTGTAAAGCAAATACTGAAACTTGTTTGGAACAGGACGAGCTGCTGTGGGCAGCTGTCTGGCTCTACATCGCCACCGGCCACCAGGAGTACAAGGCCTACATCGCCGGCACCAACAACGTTGGCGGGGTGCCGCAGTCGTTGTCCTGGGACGACAAGTTCGTCGGAGCCCAGGCACTGGTCGCCAAGGTAAATGTACCATGATGATCCTAGTAGGTCTGGTGAAGTGACAACAACTTTAAGCTTCAGTAACTGATGACTATGCTGGCCATACTGCAGCTCATCCTCCAAGGGAAGCTGGCCAACAGCGGCCGCCACGCCGAGATGAGGAGCAACGTGGAGAGCTTCCTCTGCAATGTCGTTCAGCATGGTGACGGCCGCAGCGGGCGGCTCACCCCGGGCGGCATGCTCTACCTGCAGCCCTGGTCTAATCTGCAGGACGTCACGACGGCGATGTTCGTCCTCGTCATGCACGCCGAccacctggcggcggcgagggcttCCCTGCAGTGCGGCGGCGTGAGGCTGCCACCGGCGCAGCTCGTCTCGTTCGCACGGTCACAGGTGGACTACATCCTTGGCAAGAACCCAATGAAGATGAGCTACATGGTTGGGGTTGGAAAGAGGTACCCGTTGCAGCCGCACCACCGCGGCTCGTCGCTGCCATCCATCAGGAAATACCCGGGGAAGATCTCCTGCGGCAAAGGAGCCGAGTACTTCCACAGGTCTGCGCCCAACTTGAATGTGATTGACGGCGCCATCGTCGGAGGGCCTGACAACAACGACCATTACGACGATTCTCGGGGAAATTACCGgcaaggcgagccatcgacctaCACTGTTGCGCCCATCGTCGGAGTTCTTGCTAGGCTTCTGCGTAACTGATGTTCCTGTTTTCAGTCAAGAGATGTGCAATGTCAATGCCGTCCTTGTAATTTAGGCAGATATAACTTAGCCAATAAAAGACTTATACCGACAACAACACAGGCATTGTTTCCTTCCAAACTTTGAAAAGAACTTCAACATCACAATAGTCCAACATGACATTTTATTCCCTTCCAAATTTCGAAAGAAACTTCAACATGTAGATCTTAAGA
Proteins encoded in this window:
- the LOC123189770 gene encoding endoglucanase 14; amino-acid sequence: MVARARVLLVAAVVWFLATTACQAAQRDYATALTKSLLYFEAQRSGKLPPTRRVQWRGDSALKDGADHGVDLIGGYYDSGDNVKFGFPMAFTVTMLSWSVVEHRDRLAAAGELSHALQAVRWGADYLAKAHAHPDVLYVNVGDGDSDHACWERPEDMDTPRRAYVVNATHPGSDVAAETAAALAAASVAFTGPRGDPRYASTLLKHAKQLFQFAKNHRGLYQNSIPSARSFYSSSGDEDELLWAAVWLYIATGHQEYKAYIAGTNNVGGVPQSLSWDDKFVGAQALVAKLILQGKLANSGRHAEMRSNVESFLCNVVQHGDGRSGRLTPGGMLYLQPWSNLQDVTTAMFVLVMHADHLAAARASLQCGGVRLPPAQLVSFARSQVDYILGKNPMKMSYMVGVGKRYPLQPHHRGSSLPSIRKYPGKISCGKGAEYFHRSAPNLNVIDGAIVGGPDNNDHYDDSRGNYRQGEPSTYTVAPIVGVLARLLRN